Within Gammaproteobacteria bacterium, the genomic segment TCAACTTCATATTTGATATGTACGCGAGGTTTGCGAACTTTTTCTAGTTTGTTATGGATACTTTCCATTTGCGTCTCCTTAGGTTGTGTTGTGGTGTAATGACTTCCCTATTTAAAAAGGGGATTTTTAAATTTCCTCCGGCAGAGCTAATCCATTCAAAATGTTTAAATCAAATACCGGTAAATTATTCGGTGTCCATAAATCAAAACTTGCAGTATATTGGCCTTGTTTTAATGTCCAAATAGCATGACCTGGAGTGTCCGTTTTCTTCAGGCTTGTTGCATTCAACAATCGGAACCATCCCCAAGCACCGTCAAAACTGCGACTGAAATTTTGATTGTGGAAATCACTGAAAGAAAAACTCACTTGCTGGGTATCTCCGGCAAATGGCCAGCGCCAATGGATAGCTTGAGGTGGACCATGACGATAAGTCAGGGTTTGATTGGCGAGCTGTATATTGATACTACTGGCTTCTGGATCTAAATAGCGCGGTTGAAGTGAAAATTGCACACTGGGTGTGTTATCTCCTGCTTGAAAATACATCGCGGTAATAAGGCTGGCGCGGTATAGCTGCGCTAGGGTTGCATTAGATAAACCCAAGGAATGCTGTCCGAATGTATACTGCCGCCATTCTCTACCATGTGTATCAATAAACGGCGCCAGATAAGTTTTAAAATAGTTTGCATAAATGCCTTGGTTGCCAAAGAAGCTGCCGAAATTAGTCATATCGACGACATTCTCTGAAGAGGCAATCAATGGAAAGCGACCTTGTAAATTAGTTTGATAAAAGGGTAACACTGCATTTTTCCAAGCGATATTGGCAGTCTGATGGGCGCCTTTAAGTAATAAGCTCATGCTGTTGTCAGCAATTTCAGTAAACCAAGTATTTAGGGGCTCTGGCAGTTGTTGCGCTTGATGGCGCAGTACCACAATCGGATGATTGGGCACGGTGTTTAGCATAATGCTGCTGGCATCTTGGAATTCTTTTTGTGCGACGTTAGTAGAATTACTTAATGTCATTAGATAATCACGTAAAGCAGACAGTGTTTTCAAAGTGTGGGCGTATTGCAATGCGCTTTTAGAAAAACCGGTCATCTGATTGATGCTGGCAAATTGCGATGAAACTTGCATATAGCGATCATTAATATCTGCCGTATTTTGTTTCACTTCATGTAGTAGTTTGGTGAGTGGGCTGTGTTTTACATCTAGCAGGGTATCTAAGGTTTGCACTGCTTGCGATAAACTGTTAAATGGCACGATGTGGATATCTGCCAGAGTATGTTGCCAGTATTGTATGTAGTCGGTGTTATATAAGCCCCATAATTCCGGGGTCATCTGTAAGCTTAATGTCTGTGTATCTACCTTCGCATCAATACCTAAAATCCGATAGATTTCTGCTGTATGGCGAATTAATGCTTCGCTCTTACCACCTACTAAGCTTTTATATCCAGCATAAGTATAAAGCGCAGGCAAAGCAGCAGTACTGTCTGTTTGGTGAACAAATACCTCGGAGAAATATGGCTCAAGTTTCTGGCTTAGATCAAGCTGATTGTGGGAATTTTCCGCTTCCTGCTTTATTTCATAATACGCAAACTGTACTGGGGGCACTTGCCGGAGCCGTTTTCTGACAGTTGTGATTAAGGTATCGTCAAGAATAACAGGCTTGACCGGATGCTGTGCAACTTCAGTGATATAGGCATTCAGAGCAGTTTGGTCTTCAGGATTATCCTTAAAAGTAACAGCCAAATCAGCACGCATGGGTGCTCTTATCCATTGCGGATTAGCTTGAATTCCTGGACTGAATACTAAATAGCCTTTTAGTACTTGATATAAAGTTTCAGTAGGCAAATGTTCATCAAGCAACAGGGTGCCAAGACGTGAAGCAATACGTGGCGTCAATAGGTTATTTAAGGTCTGTTGCCACACTTGATCGATTTGTTTGCGCATATGCAACGGGTCATAAATTTCCAACCACATCGGCCAGGTAGATTTATCCGCATATTCATTTTGGATACTTTTGAGACTGTCCAGAACCGGGAGCGTACTGGCAAGATCTGTATTCTCAGGATGCCAATTATTCACTGCTTGCTGATAAATAGGTAAATACTCGGCAATAGTATCCAAAGCCGTTTTATTTTGCTGAAAAGAATAGGAAAATCCACCAATAGTCATCATCAAGAATAAAGCCATCCCAGCTAAGGTAATGCGATCGATCATTTGATGATGGTGACGCCAATAGGATGAGGATAACACTCGGTTAACTTCGGGAAATACAATTTGCGGAAAAAATTTTTGTGAAAAAAAAGATTTCTTCTGAGGAAAATTTTGTAAAGGCGAAAAATCTTCTAAATTAAAATGTGCCGAGAGTTGCGACATCAGCCTATCCATAGGCACGCCTTGCTGTAAGTTACTGCAAAAATACAGTCCACGTAATTGTGCAGTTTCATCCTGCAATATTAAATCTGCCAATATGGGTTTGAGCGCTGCTATTTGCTGTGGAAAATAGCAAAGGAGCGCGCGATGATCGGCGTTTCGTTCTGTTTCTAAACGGGTGAGCAGACGTTGTTGCAGCCTGGTGATGAGCGCATCAAATTCTTTATTAAAATATTCCTGTGCTTTGTGGTGGTTAGGTAAAGGTGTTTGCGGAAAAACAATGCCCCAATTTTGTTCACGTTCTTCTTTGGAAAGATCCGCAAAAAATTCACGAAAACCGGCGATTAAATCACATTTTGTGAAAACCAAATAGATGGGTATCTGTGTTTGCAATGCAGAATAGATGCGGTTTAATGTAGTTTTTAATTGTTGTTGCTGTGCAAGTCCTTTAGTTTCAGTACGAAAGATGATATCTGGCAATTCCAAAGTAATGACCACGCCGTTTAAGCGGTTTTTGCGGCGCTTGCGTCTGATAAATTTCAACAATGCAGCCAGAAAAGGTGAATGTTTATTAATATATTCTAACGGTGAATTTTTTTGGCTGTGATCTTCATCATTTTGGTCCAACATTTCAAAAGGCAATTCTAAGAATACGGCTTGATTGGTAAACTGCCAAGTATGTTGACAAGCATTTTTCAGTACTTCATCCGGCAGATGTTCAGTGGGGAAGATGTTGAGATTGGCCTGAGCCAGCAAACTGGTTTTGCCACTGCCACCATGACCTAATAATATGTACCAAGGCAATTTTTTTAGAAAATGCTTTTTCTGCCGTCCCCAATGTAGAAAGAAAATCTGTAATGCCTTGTAAAGTGCTTTAGTTTCTTCATGAAAGATATGCCAAGATGCTTTGGCTTGAGTTATTTTTGCGGTTTTTGCGATTGGGTTTTCTTCAGCGGGTTCGGAGTGATGAAGATATTTTACATAAAGGATGATGCCCGCGACTAACAACAATATGAGAGTGAGCAGTAGTTGTATGACGGTGTTGGTGAAGCTGTATTCGGTGTCCCAGCCTATTAGATGCGGTAAGAACCATATACTAGCGACAAGTAATGCGAATAATAGCGCCAGGGTGAATTTGGTTATGCGGGGTAAAAATGTTGGCATTGGGGTCTCTTTAATTTATAAATAGTTGTATTCTTTGGTCTTCCATCTGCAATGGTTATCACCCGGGGTGAAAGTCACACAATTATTTAGCTGCATTCTGCAACTGCTGATTAATATTATTTAACGCTTGCAATACCTCATGACCTGATAACCCAGTTGCAACATTGAATATCAGCCAAGCACTCATAAATACTGCAAACGTTATTCCCAGCATTTTCCACCTTGAAAATATTCGCCGACTAGGAGCAGGTGTTTTTTGCAATACGCTCAAACTGGGCGAAAGCACTTTTTCAGGTTCTTCTTTATGTAGAGAAATCAAATAAAAAAGTCGATGCCTGACTTCATCACGCGTTGCTTGTTCTTGATTGTAGTATCGACCTTCAAAACCCAAGCTTAAAATTAGGTATAGCAATTCCAACAAGGCGAGATTTTCCATCGGGGATTTTGCCATTTCTTCCAAAATAATAAAAAATCTTTCACCACCCCAGGTTTCTTTCTGAATAATGCTCAAGAGTGTTTGGTGTGACCAGGCGCTGTTATTACCCCAATTGGTAGATAAAATCGCTTCATCCAGTGCAGTACATAAACAGTAACGTGCGGCTAAAATGATGCGTGGTTGATATTGCAATTTTTTTACGGCTTCTACAAAAGCGACTATTTCATTGATAAGCTGATGGCGCAGTACAGAAATTTGTTGCGACTCCAACTGTTTTATCTGACGCAGTTTAATCATCAATAACAGCAATGGCATAGCCGCAGATACCAGAGGATTCAATCCGCTTAGTTGCATAAAGGAGATTGCTTGATGCGAAAGTCGCTGTGTTTCCTGGACAGTGGGGGTTAGTTGTATATTCTCATTCATAGCGTTTATCCATGGATAAGGGTTTATCTTTCACGGCCCATAATTCCAAATGTAATCCCGGAAAATCACCACCGACGTGGAAGGCTAGTCCAGCTGATTTTTTAAGCTGTTCCCAAAAGACATGGCGGTGATTTAAAGTAAAATATGCAAAGTTGGCGTAATACGGAATTTGCCGTGGCGCAACGGGGAGTATGCTGAGTTCGATACCAGGTAGTGCTCGATTGACTAAGCTACGTATTTCTTCAACCGGTGCGACTTTAACTTGGGCAGGGAACTGTAAACGCAGGTTTTCCTGCGGTATGTTGGCACTGACTGCTAAAACCAAATTGGCTTTATCTAATAACGATTTATCGCTGAGTATAGATACCCAGAGGTTAGGTTCTTGTGCTTCGATCTTAAGTGCAACTGCTCCTTCTTCCAATACCAGGCTTAAACTGCGACGAATTTCGGATATTATAGGTTGAAAAATTGTCTGCAGATCATCATGTAAATAATTTTCCATGACTGCAGGACGGCGTTGCCAATGTGTGAAGGTGGAGATTTCACCGACCAGTTGCACAAGTGTGTGGTATAGTTTTTCAGGATGCAAACTTTGTAGATTGGAAAAATGCTGCAGCAATGGCTCATAGCGATTCATAATCTGCAGCAACATAAAATCGGCAATTTCAGCCACACCGCCGCTATTACCTTGCAAAAGACGCTCCATCAGCATATTACCGCGGTAATGGACCAAACCCTGAATTTCATCAATAAATTCTGAAAAATTCGGTACCGCATGGACATTGAGACAAGTCGGGAGGTAATGTTCGTCGAGTAGAATTTTATGATCTTTGCGCACTTCCAAGATTCGCGCTAATCCTAAGCAGCTAAATCCCTGTCTGTCTTGATCTTCTCTTAGTAAGCGCAAAGATAGTTTGCCTATTTGTAATGGGGTGATGACTTCTGATCCGGCATTACTGTCTGATACTTCAATGGTATCAACATGGTAACGATAGTTGGTTTTATCCTCTTCAAGCATAGGGCTGGCTTCGTATACTCCGGCGCGTTTCAGTGGTAATGCTAAATAAATAATGCTGTTGCTAGTTCCAAGGGGGATGTCAATGGATAAAGGCGCTCTGTCTCGTGCTGGAATATTGAATAAAGTGCCATCCGGCAAAATACCCTTACAGGATTTCAATGTTAGCTTTCCAAGTGGTAATAATTCTTCATCCAGTTTTAATTCGGTGATGCCCCAGGCATAGGGGTTAATCATATGGGTATGTTCGACCCGCTGATTGTCAAAATATCGCTCTTGTTGCTGCAAGTGATGCGGATGCAGAAACATGCCTTCAGACCAGATGACTTTATCAGATAATGTCATGATGTTTTATTTTCCGTGGTTTATATTTAACAGCATTTTTTCTTCCTCTCCAAGGGAGTTCCCTTCGATCACAGACAAGGGAGGCGGATGTTTTTAGAAAGAATTTAATCCTAGTCAATACTGATATTTTGTGTTGATAAACGTATTTGTAGTTTCACATTCTTTCCTGGTTTAATCTGTTTAATTTGACGCCATTGTGCAGTGTCTGGATCACGAAATTCCGCAATTACCCCGATATAATTGGCTTCAGGAGATAAATCCATAGGTACACTTTGTTTTTGTCCAGGTCTTATTTCAATTTCGCGTTTATCCAGTAGCTCTGCACCTAATAGGGTTTGTGCGTTGTCACTCAATGCAAAAAAGTTTGCCTGTTGAAACGCGGTGGATGATTTAAGCTGATAAATGATGACCACGACTGGCGAAGGCTGTTGATAGATGTTTGGATTGAGGAAATTGGTTGATTCAATTGCTGCTGTGGCATGGTGGGTCTTGGCACATCCGGTGATTAATAAAATAAATGCTAACAATAAAAAAAACAGCTTGGTGGTAAGTAGTGATGGATATTTCATTTTAGTTCCTGTTGTTGTTATGTATTGCTGTCAGAGAATATTCCAAGCTCTTGCAAAATATTTCCTTGCAATTTATCTATCTCAAGCGGCATAGTTTCATAAATGATTGCTTTATTTTCAGTTGACCCCACCGTTGTTCTTTGTGTATCAAAATATTGATTTAAAAGTGGCAATGGTCTCCAACTATGTTTACTTACCAGACACTCTGTTGTTGCAATAGATGCAGCACTCTGAAATAAAAAATTTAATGGATCATTTGCAATGGATTGATGTTTTAACAAGACATCTACTCCAAAACCATTGTATTGTTTATTTAAGATATCTCCCGATAAATTTTGATTTTCGTATTTTACATAGCTAGTCGTAATGGTCTGCTCTTCAATAAAATCTTTACTCATCTTCTTAAAATTAATTTGACTTAGCGTAATGTTTTTATTTTTTATTTTTGCTAGCATAATTTTTTTTCACCTAAAATAGGAATGATAAATTTATGTCATCTACAACTCTTCTTGACTTTACCGCACTGCTTGCACCGATTTCCCGCAAAGAACCTACAGGAAAAAATCTGCGTGAGGACAAAACACTGATCCCCTTTTATCATCAGCTCAAAGATGCAAGAACTCATTTGCGCACCATTGAACGACAACAAATACAGGGGAATGAAAAATCTACTCGCCCAGATTGGAGCTCGGTTTATGACATGGCGATTAATATTCTATCTACCCAATCTAAAGACCTTGAAGTCACTGCCTGGTTGATTGAAGCGCTGTTGCGTGAGCAAGGTTTTCCAGGGCTTCTCGCGGGCTTTAGTCTGGCGCGGCAATTGTGTGAAAAATTTTGGGGTAAACTTTACCCTTTGCCTGATGAAGATGGGTTAATTTCACTCGTTGCACCCCTGGCCGGCTTAAATGGGGAAGCGGTTGAAGGCTCGCTTATCACACCCATTGCATTAACTCCTTTAACTCCTCCTAATTCTGAAAATACGATTGCATTATGGCAATATCGCCAAGCACTAGAATTGCTCAATATCACTGATCCTGAAAAACGTTCTCAACGTATCACTGCCGGATGTTTTAGTTTGGAAATGATAGAACGTGCACTTAATGCAAATCCTTTCGAATTTCTGAATTCACAACGCAAGATATTGCAGGAATGTATTCAGGAATTTCAGCAGCTTATGAAAGTTTTACAGGAAAAATGTGGTGAATATGCTCCTCCATCTTCTCGTATATTAGCGCAGCTTAATGCTTGCCTTGATTGTTTAAATTGCGTCAATGTATCGACATCAGAAAATATCAAGACAGCAATTTCTACGCCTACTGTTATGCAAACTGCTACATCTGTTCAATCAGATAATCCACAGCTCTCTGAAATAAATTTTTCTAGGGAACAGGTCTTACATAGTTTGCTGCAAGCAGCTGAATTTTTTCGAACCACCGAACCGCACTCCCCTGTTTCCTATATGCTGGAGCGCGTTGTGCGTTGGGCTAGAACACCTTTGCCTGAATTACTCAAAGAATTGATCCTGGATGAGGCTGCACGTGGACAGTTGGCTCATTTGACAGGAATTCGTTTTGAGTAAAATTTCTCTTTTCCTTCACCCATCTATGATCGAAGGGAATCTCCTTGTAGGATGAGAGGAGGAGAAAACTCAAACGATTTCAACCAAATACAAAATTATAAGCAACGTAAATTGTAACTGCTCACCTAAGGTGAGCAGTTACCTTAAATTTAAACCTTGGTACCTGTTGTTAAATCATAACCTGCAGCAGTCGGCGCCAATGGGGTATTGCCATCGCTAAACTGCGTGTATTTCATAACTATCTTGTTAAAATTCAGATTAATTTTTTCCAACGGCTCTACGCGTTCGGCATCATGATCGATGTGCACCTGGTAGTTGCTTAACAAAACTTCACTTAATGTGTATCGCAAATAAGTTTTGGGTTCGCCCGTGGTGGTTTGACACACATCAATCTCTATGGTTTTTTTTGCCTTACCTATGCAGGCTTCATTGAAAATATTGGGTGAGCTTTTGCTCATGTTCATACCCACTATAATTTCACCGACATTGGGTAAGGTTTTTTCACGATCCGATGCTTTACCGTTGCGTGTTTTAATGTCGCGACTGACTCCAAAATTTAGAGAATTCAATTCGATCCATTTTTCGTGGCCTTTAGCCGTAACATCTCCTTCGATACCTTCGATATGCATGTAAATTGGCATTTGTTAACTCCATATAGTTAAAATTTGATTGTCACATGTTAATGACATTAATATGTATTATCTATCTGAAATGCTATATATTTCAGATGTTGTAATTATTTATACAAACAAATCAAATAGTCAATACTGTAAATAAAATTTCTATTTACATAAGTATTTGCAAATGAATACAATTAGCTTGACCGCCTAATAGTTTACTTGCTAGTCTTATGCCAACCTTGAGAAATATATGCATATTAATGCATACTAATTTATGAGCCATCTATGAAACAAGATACACTACTGCAACACTACCAGGAGGAACTGGCCTTTATACGCCAATTAGGCGCCAAGTTCGCCGCAGCACATCCGAAAATTGCAGGCAAACTACGCCTAGGCCCCAACAGTATCGAGGATCCGCATGTTGCTCGCCTAATTGAAGCCGTGGCGTTTTCTAATGCACGTGTGCGTCAAAAACTTGAGGATGATTTTTCAGAAGTTAGCGATGCGCTATTGCAAATACTGCACCCGAATGCACTCTCTCCTATTCCGGCGATGGCTATATGCCATTTGCAAATACATGCAGAACAATTGCTGGCTCCAAAGATGCTGCCGGAGAACAGCGTGCTATTCAGTGAAACTATCCATGGCCACGCTTGCAGATTTAAAACCTGTTATCCAGTTGAGCTGGTGCCACTTGTTCCTATTGAAGCGAAACTCACAGCAAAGCCGACTACCGCTCCTATTATCGCAAACGCCAATGATTGCTCTTCCGTACTGCGTTTAAGTCTAGCTTGTACACATACCAGCGTTGCTGTTGATAAAATTAAAATCGATGTGCTGCGTTTTTTCATTAATGCGCCAACACAATATGCTCATGCTGTTTATGCTTTACTCTTTCAACACACGGCCATCATTGCCATTGCTCATTCCGCTACCGATCCGGCACCCGCTATTTTTGAGCCAAAATATTGTCTGCAGCCGGTCGGTTTTAAAGAAACAGAAGGTATGTTGCCCTATAGCAAGCGCACTTTTATGGGGTATCGTTTGTTGAGCGAATTTTTTGCTTTTCCAGAGAAATTTTTATTTTTTGATCTCGTGGGGTTAGAGCAAGCCATCAGCGAAAAACTCACATCTCCGCAGGATCAGTTGCATATTTATTTTTATTTAAACCAATTAAATCCTGCATTGGAGAAAAAAATCAATGTTGATTTTTTTGCATTAGGTTGTACACCGATAGTCAATCTTTATGACCATATTGCTGAACCCATTACTTTTACTAACACACAAACCGAATACAATCTCATTCCTGAAACAAAATTAAGCCCAGAAACAACTGAAATTTATGCAGTAAAAAA encodes:
- the tssM gene encoding type VI secretion system membrane subunit TssM, which translates into the protein MPTFLPRITKFTLALLFALLVASIWFLPHLIGWDTEYSFTNTVIQLLLTLILLLVAGIILYVKYLHHSEPAEENPIAKTAKITQAKASWHIFHEETKALYKALQIFFLHWGRQKKHFLKKLPWYILLGHGGSGKTSLLAQANLNIFPTEHLPDEVLKNACQHTWQFTNQAVFLELPFEMLDQNDEDHSQKNSPLEYINKHSPFLAALLKFIRRKRRKNRLNGVVITLELPDIIFRTETKGLAQQQQLKTTLNRIYSALQTQIPIYLVFTKCDLIAGFREFFADLSKEEREQNWGIVFPQTPLPNHHKAQEYFNKEFDALITRLQQRLLTRLETERNADHRALLCYFPQQIAALKPILADLILQDETAQLRGLYFCSNLQQGVPMDRLMSQLSAHFNLEDFSPLQNFPQKKSFFSQKFFPQIVFPEVNRVLSSSYWRHHHQMIDRITLAGMALFLMMTIGGFSYSFQQNKTALDTIAEYLPIYQQAVNNWHPENTDLASTLPVLDSLKSIQNEYADKSTWPMWLEIYDPLHMRKQIDQVWQQTLNNLLTPRIASRLGTLLLDEHLPTETLYQVLKGYLVFSPGIQANPQWIRAPMRADLAVTFKDNPEDQTALNAYITEVAQHPVKPVILDDTLITTVRKRLRQVPPVQFAYYEIKQEAENSHNQLDLSQKLEPYFSEVFVHQTDSTAALPALYTYAGYKSLVGGKSEALIRHTAEIYRILGIDAKVDTQTLSLQMTPELWGLYNTDYIQYWQHTLADIHIVPFNSLSQAVQTLDTLLDVKHSPLTKLLHEVKQNTADINDRYMQVSSQFASINQMTGFSKSALQYAHTLKTLSALRDYLMTLSNSTNVAQKEFQDASSIMLNTVPNHPIVVLRHQAQQLPEPLNTWFTEIADNSMSLLLKGAHQTANIAWKNAVLPFYQTNLQGRFPLIASSENVVDMTNFGSFFGNQGIYANYFKTYLAPFIDTHGREWRQYTFGQHSLGLSNATLAQLYRASLITAMYFQAGDNTPSVQFSLQPRYLDPEASSINIQLANQTLTYRHGPPQAIHWRWPFAGDTQQVSFSFSDFHNQNFSRSFDGAWGWFRLLNATSLKKTDTPGHAIWTLKQGQYTASFDLWTPNNLPVFDLNILNGLALPEEI
- the icmH gene encoding type IVB secretion system protein IcmH/DotU, encoding MNENIQLTPTVQETQRLSHQAISFMQLSGLNPLVSAAMPLLLLMIKLRQIKQLESQQISVLRHQLINEIVAFVEAVKKLQYQPRIILAARYCLCTALDEAILSTNWGNNSAWSHQTLLSIIQKETWGGERFFIILEEMAKSPMENLALLELLYLILSLGFEGRYYNQEQATRDEVRHRLFYLISLHKEEPEKVLSPSLSVLQKTPAPSRRIFSRWKMLGITFAVFMSAWLIFNVATGLSGHEVLQALNNINQQLQNAAK
- the tssK gene encoding type VI secretion system baseplate subunit TssK gives rise to the protein MTLSDKVIWSEGMFLHPHHLQQQERYFDNQRVEHTHMINPYAWGITELKLDEELLPLGKLTLKSCKGILPDGTLFNIPARDRAPLSIDIPLGTSNSIIYLALPLKRAGVYEASPMLEEDKTNYRYHVDTIEVSDSNAGSEVITPLQIGKLSLRLLREDQDRQGFSCLGLARILEVRKDHKILLDEHYLPTCLNVHAVPNFSEFIDEIQGLVHYRGNMLMERLLQGNSGGVAEIADFMLLQIMNRYEPLLQHFSNLQSLHPEKLYHTLVQLVGEISTFTHWQRRPAVMENYLHDDLQTIFQPIISEIRRSLSLVLEEGAVALKIEAQEPNLWVSILSDKSLLDKANLVLAVSANIPQENLRLQFPAQVKVAPVEEIRSLVNRALPGIELSILPVAPRQIPYYANFAYFTLNHRHVFWEQLKKSAGLAFHVGGDFPGLHLELWAVKDKPLSMDKRYE
- the tssJ gene encoding type VI secretion system lipoprotein TssJ, which translates into the protein MKYPSLLTTKLFFLLLAFILLITGCAKTHHATAAIESTNFLNPNIYQQPSPVVVIIYQLKSSTAFQQANFFALSDNAQTLLGAELLDKREIEIRPGQKQSVPMDLSPEANYIGVIAEFRDPDTAQWRQIKQIKPGKNVKLQIRLSTQNISID
- the tssA gene encoding type VI secretion system protein TssA yields the protein MSSTTLLDFTALLAPISRKEPTGKNLREDKTLIPFYHQLKDARTHLRTIERQQIQGNEKSTRPDWSSVYDMAINILSTQSKDLEVTAWLIEALLREQGFPGLLAGFSLARQLCEKFWGKLYPLPDEDGLISLVAPLAGLNGEAVEGSLITPIALTPLTPPNSENTIALWQYRQALELLNITDPEKRSQRITAGCFSLEMIERALNANPFEFLNSQRKILQECIQEFQQLMKVLQEKCGEYAPPSSRILAQLNACLDCLNCVNVSTSENIKTAISTPTVMQTATSVQSDNPQLSEINFSREQVLHSLLQAAEFFRTTEPHSPVSYMLERVVRWARTPLPELLKELILDEAARGQLAHLTGIRFE
- a CDS encoding type VI secretion system tube protein Hcp — encoded protein: MPIYMHIEGIEGDVTAKGHEKWIELNSLNFGVSRDIKTRNGKASDREKTLPNVGEIIVGMNMSKSSPNIFNEACIGKAKKTIEIDVCQTTTGEPKTYLRYTLSEVLLSNYQVHIDHDAERVEPLEKINLNFNKIVMKYTQFSDGNTPLAPTAAGYDLTTGTKV
- the tssF gene encoding type VI secretion system baseplate subunit TssF, giving the protein MKQDTLLQHYQEELAFIRQLGAKFAAAHPKIAGKLRLGPNSIEDPHVARLIEAVAFSNARVRQKLEDDFSEVSDALLQILHPNALSPIPAMAICHLQIHAEQLLAPKMLPENSVLFSETIHGHACRFKTCYPVELVPLVPIEAKLTAKPTTAPIIANANDCSSVLRLSLACTHTSVAVDKIKIDVLRFFINAPTQYAHAVYALLFQHTAIIAIAHSATDPAPAIFEPKYCLQPVGFKETEGMLPYSKRTFMGYRLLSEFFAFPEKFLFFDLVGLEQAISEKLTSPQDQLHIYFYLNQLNPALEKKINVDFFALGCTPIVNLYDHIAEPITFTNTQTEYNLIPETKLSPETTEIYAVKKVTASTFNEETIEFLPFYGLKHYQNDAYYHVVRKPAWEAGHYPMRGSEVFLAFSDRELARFNPERWVIHAEISCTNRDLPEQLQFNADSKGLRMYPLTPDFITKITCLTPMTPVRRPFSQHSGRWRYVSQLTLNHLALTNDEEGIETLRSLLNLYDFDQSDEHLNMLEGLLEISSHNLFIRSPTGHRGNPFLQGSEITLIVDETKFSSGNLFLFGSILSHFFGLHTSVNLFTQLVIKNRQQEILRFAPRAGDKTVL